Proteins from one Acropora muricata isolate sample 2 chromosome 9, ASM3666990v1, whole genome shotgun sequence genomic window:
- the LOC136928156 gene encoding uncharacterized protein isoform X3 has product MLRQVAYQQFYVFCVLFGFGKAYEEIGVSSYLQENVDHMSDTGMTLVKVWSVSSSRHGTFLSSGTGENAFHDTFKIPKPGIYFVALNLMIANVRDGFLIASLVINNDFEATSGIDGIFGNASLNGSLSLLGFLRLYQNDFLSLYLRGSGGTLLRDSTFSVLYMSSIGSVPGFHTLLSRDQIIQNQVKSRIENLRASGSKGLFVMRSGTSPSIGMFCAILEGIHKFTSNINIQSKGNPTRCALSFQLNSNVTLLRKFSSGVWKYSIGVSGVFDLHRGDCVELQIEVISGGDLIVKSGSSFSGLFLGIRSAVDTQFSVTLPGGNIPVGWNRMENWTMISSIRNFKSENAYSTLNNNVFTCDSEGLFLVTALVNVNSTFSFRLLVSVGGSVRDSSSGQLIAWTKSSGVDSLIVSGVVELGKGVTVSVYIHCGDCDGVIIDGLFSVVMITPDWPGVSASLKDTVNLKLSGWTKLTRWKTSVVPGSFSFDNAFSPTDGVYRTRVDGTYFLSCNAIFIGQGKGNLSLIIAIDDSLNEGSGLFSHNENPRGDVTLNVAGSIRLIKNQTVSVFVATTEPKAWNISSDTGFSVALVGSECLYVPGLFAVKSDEALSPSSSNGEIGGWKTIHIFDSQLERNGTQWNPTSGRFKADEDGFYLVAANLLVRHSGSSKVIMNVLLDDGQRQQIALATFHPLDPRGGQYVNTLTIAGITRLKAEQTISLNITVGPSLEVLPNSSFSVVLTSFWKSYYAAGFVSHTTSSSSNGGVYDWSTTVSKRIFKKRYFPVDIMDSGLYFLQSLVAVRVSKKYTVFSHVEIDEKPVSSGFTSLMRAPAVKTRFFLGAFGVLYLRKGQKVSLFTGYVEPGESFGNRAGSVFSMARLLAPAQQPGLFQTLKHVQRNSLHCGEPVISYSSTAGDQLAYVQGNVFNPNTTLQGYGDLTTPLTGTYLVSLIFTVSGKVPESFTACIGSRKCAECYVQVSGALSQYHNTYGLVGLVGITAHELISFCFKSNHTSFTLMSAKRSVHYLSGLNVNKTFELRHRSVAFPSSGWNELTEWKTKSGQLLQRVHVVVGGLYVLCANLGMKAAVPGLVGVKFEAIGLSNVELISTLASVQADSTEWLSISVVSRLNASEVIAVSQFTSSSLLNIGDNATFFAALLTNENDNACLLLRSRKSVYDAGKWWQGIEQWAPVDQLCLSPNSDASKGRFVADIAGVYFVTAAVTVRTTSVVHESSLVELLLSVNGDTTNGNGLRATKQVPNAGYFIVLSLSATVHLEPWQTLYLMIRSTGAGSFEVVNGSTFGVALIEETKYFKNVATNIVQFDNGPQIISHPPPSMSLGDDLELAVSWTCEAVANGPVMYSWLRDKKTVTSSQNLTLLNVQEADSGRYVCMAKYDTIKVFSHLAELDVFGTTPQFESKEVTYPENRNISVQLAVRALDRQRAPANVSVSIIKGNKNGAFALSRSITKGNISLINQIPLDYEATRLYSLTLLATNLDTNKTSTANVTIILTDVNDNPPIFTSRNETSVKENVVSGTTIFQVKTVDADFGNNSIVRYHLLPGEYSGKFSIGVSSGNVTLNGELDYENTTEVFLRIQATDGKFLSNTTLFINVEDVNDNYPYFSQSSYSAVVPENISVGYIVIRVAAEDKDSGSNGKLTYSLVQGKNDTDALLKETFSVNSTNGAITSLKKIKLNASQEEFMFQVNVSDNGIPKKSVSANVTITVKDINDNPPIFISRNNTSVRENVANGTIIFQVKAVDADFGNNSIVTYHLLPGEYSGKFSIGTSSGNITLAGELDYENTTEVILRIQATDGKFVSNTTLFINVEDVNDNSPYFNESSYSAVVPENIPIGYVVIRVAAQDRDSGSNGQLTYSLQPEPHHADAKFSINATTGAITTREVLKVHNVQETYNFVVQVIDHGNPSLKSDTNLSIIVEDINDSPPEFKECKNFTSQGPVGARTTISRVSATDADYGSNADIAYSLDVLNPKVCTNEFEIVNDSKIQNLGMLDWGSNCTIKITASDGENIVFCVVALHVDKKPEETVNLAQTDELPRGTIAVIVIGIFLFITLVCLLIWYFRVHRRPRSPTSLPGPASRYILHHPEGQEMYKEESKGPESKGNKTTNL; this is encoded by the exons ATGTTAAGACAGGTGGCCTATCAGCAGTTCTACGTTTTCTGTGTGTTGTTTGGTTTCGGCAAAG CTTATGAGGAGATCGGAGTTTCAAGCTACCTGCAGGAGAATGTTGATCACATGTCAGATACCGGCATGACTTTAGTGAAAGTGTGGAGTGTTTCGTCTTCTCGCCATGGAACGTTTCTGTCTTCTGGAACCGGAGAAAACGCTTTCCATGACACTTTTAAAATTCCCAAGCCTGGGATTTACTTTGTTGCTTTGAACTTGATGATCGCAAATGTACGTGATGGTTTTTTGATTGCCAGTTTGGTAATCAATAATGACTTTGAGGCGACCAGTGGAATCGACGGTATTTTCGGAAACGCAAGTTTAAATGGATCGTTGAGCCTATTGGGCTTCCTACGCCTTTATCAAAATGATTTCCTATCCTTGTACCTGCGTGGTTCTGGCGGAACATTGTTACGTGACAGTACTTTTTCGGTTCTTTACATGTCAAGCATAGGCTCTGTGCCCGGTTTTCATACTCTATTATCCCGTGACCAAATTATCCAAAATCAAGTTAAGTCTCGCATTGAGAATTTGAGAGCAAGCGGAAGCAAAGGATTATTCGTTATGCGCAGTGGAACATCGCCATCAATAGGAATGTTCTGTGCAATTTTAGAGGGCATTCACAAGTTTACATCAAACATCAATATCCAATCCAAAGGCAATCCAACGCGCTGTGCCCTCTCTTTTCAATTGAATTCAAATGTTACGCTACTTCGTAAATTTTCATCTGGAGTGTGGAAATATTCTATAGGTGTGTCTGGAGTGTTCGATTTACACCGCGGCGATTGTGTTGAACTTCAGATTGAGGTAATCAGTGGTGGGGATCTTATTGTCAAATCCGGAAGCAGTTTCTCAGGCCTCTTTCTTGGAATCAGAAGTGCCGTCGATACGCAATTCTCTGTCACCTTGCCCGGAGGGAATATACCAGTAGGATGGAACAGGATGGAAAACTGGACAATGATAAGCTCAATACGGAATTTCAAGTCAGAAAATGCGTATTCAACGCTAAATAACAACGTGTTCACTTGTGACAGCGAGGGATTGTTTTTAGTCACTGCTCTCGTAAATGTAAATTCGACGTTTTCCTTTCGTTTACTTGTATCTGTTGGCGGTTCCGTTCGCGACAGCAGTAGCGGGCAGTTGATTGCTTGGACGAAATCATCAGGGGTAGATTCGCTAATCGTAAGTGGCGTGGTTGAGCTCGGTAAGGGAGTCACTGTCAGTGTATATATCCATTGCGGTGATTGTGATGGAGTAATAATAGATGGACTTTTCAGTGTTGTCATGATTACTCCTGATTGGCCTGGTGTTTCAGCATCGCTAAAGGACACCGTAAATCTAAAATTGTCAGGATGGACGAAGTTGACACGATGGAAAACGTCAGTCGTTCCAGGTTCGTTTTCCTTCGACAACGCCTTCTCTCCAACCGACGGAGTTTATCGCACACGTGTAGATGGTACATATTTCTTGTCCTGCAATGCTATTTTCATTGGTCAAGGAAAAGGCAACTTGTCTTTAATAATAGCCATCGATGATAGCCTTAATGAAGGGAGTGGATTGTTTTCGCATAACGAAAATCCCAGAGGAGATGTTACACTAAATGTTGCTGGATCTATCAGACTGATAAAAAACCAAACTGTTTCCGTCTTCGTGGCAACCACCGAACCAAAGGCGTGGAACATTTCTAGCGATACCGGTTTCTCTGTGGCCTTGGTTGGGTCAGAGTGTCTTTATGTACCAGGATTATTTGCAG tgaaaagtGATGAGGCTCTTAGCCCTAGTTCTTCAAATGGAGAAATTGGTGGTTGGAAGACCATTCACATTTTTGACTCACAATTGGAAAGAAACGGCACGCAATGGAACCCAACGTCAGGTCGATTTAAGGCTGACGAAGATGGCTTTTACCTTGTCGCCGCAAATTTGCTAGTACGACATTCAGGTTCATCTAAAGTTATTATGAACGTATTGCTGGATGATGGTCAGAGACAGCAAATTGCATTGGCAACATTTCATCCTTTGGATCCTCGTGGTGGTCAATATGTTAATACTTTGACTATTGCAGGGATAACACGGCTCAAGGCAGAGCAGACTATCTCCCTTAATATAACAGTAGGTCCCTCATTGGAAGTGCTTCCAAACAGCAGCTTTTCTGTTGTACTCACTTCCTTTTGGAAAAGTTATTATGCTGCAGGATTCGTGTCTCATACCACTTCCTCCAGTTCAAACGGCGGCGTTTATGACTGGAGCACAACAGTTAGTAAAAGAATTTTCAAGAAAAGGTATTTCCCGGTTGATATAATGGACAGCGGTTTGTATTTTTTGCAGAGCCTTGTAGCTGTGAGAGTCAGTAAAAAATACACTGTTTTTAGCCATGTTGAAATTGATGAAAAGCCTGTTTCGAGTGGCTTCACATCTTTGATGAGAGCCCCAGCGGTAAAAACCCGTTTTTTCTTAGGTGCATTTGGGGTACTTTACctaagaaaaggacaaaaagttAGTCTTTTTACTGGCTATGTAGAACCTGGCGAGTCCTTTGGAAACAGGGCAGGTTCGGTGTTTTCAATGGCGAGGTTGCTAGCTCCAGCTCAACAGCCTGGTCTTTTTCAAACCCTAAAACATGTTCAAAGAAATTCTTTGCATTGTGGTGAACCAGTGATCAGCTATAGCTCAACTGCGGGGGATCAACTTGCATACGTACAAGGAAACGTTTTTAATCCAAATACAACTTTGCAGGGCTATGGGGACTTGACAACACCCTTGACGGGCACCTACCTTGTATCTTTAATATTTACAGTCAGTGGAAAAGTGCCTGAAAGTTTTACTGCCTGCATTGGATCCCGAAAATGTGCTGAATGTTATGTACAAGTTTCCGGTGCCCTCAGCCAATACCACAACACTTACGGATTGGTTGGGTTGGTAGGCATAACAGCGCATGAGCTCATTTCATTTTGCTTTAAGTCCAACCATACTTCTTTCACTTTAATGAGCGCTAAACGTTCCGTCCATTATTTGAGTGGACTGAACGTAAATAAAACATTTGAACTCAGGCATCGATCGGTTGCTTTTCCTTCGAGTGGATGGAACGAGTTAACCGAGTGGAAAACAAAAAGTGGCCAGTTGCTGCAAAGAGTTCATGTGGTTGTTGGGGGACTATACGTCCTTTGTGCTAACTTGGGAATGAAAGCTGCTGTGCCAGGGCTTGTTGGAGTGAAGTTTGAAGCAATAGGGTTGTCAAATGTAGAGTTAATATCCACTTTAGCCAGCGTTCAGGCAGATTCCACGGAATGGCTCAGTATTTCTGTAGTTTCTCGCCTTAATGCGTCTGAAGTGATTGCCGTTTCACAGTTCACGAGTTCGAGTTTGTTAAACATCGGAGACAACGCTACGTTCTTTGCTGCATTGTTAACAAACGAAAACGATAATGCTTGTTTATTGCTTCGGTCCCGTAAGAGCGTCTACGATGCTGGAAAATGGTGGCAAGGTATCGAGCAGTGGGCACCTGTTGATCAATTATGTCTGTCGCCAAACTCAGATGCGAGTAAAggaagatttgttgctgatatAGCTGGTGTATATTTTGTTACTGCTGCTGTTACAGTGCGGACCACAAGTGTAGTACACGAAAGCAG TTTGGTGGAACTCCTGCTATCAGTCAACGGAGATACAACAAATGGAAATGGTTTACGGGCCACAAAACAAGTTCCGAATGCTGGTTATTTTATTGTCCTTAGCCTGTCTGCTACCGTCCATCTGGAACCGTGGCAAACGTTATACCTAATGATCAGAAGCACTGGCGCTGGTTCATTTGAAGTTGTCAATGGAAGCACTTTTGGTGTTGCTTTGATAG AGGAAACAAAGTACTTCAAAAACGTGGCAACGAACATCGTTCAGTTTGACAATGGTCCTCAGATAATAAGTCACCCGCCACCGTCCATGAGTCTTGGAGATGATCTAGAATTAGCTGTTTCTTGGACTTGCGAAGCAGTTGCAAATGGCCCTGTGATGTATTCGTGGTTGAGAGACAAAAAG ACTGTAACATCCTCTCAAAACCTGACTCTGTTAAATGTCCAAGAGGCCGACTCTGGTCGATATGTCTGCATGGCGAAATATGACACCATTAAAGTTTTCTCCCACCTCGCTGAACTTGATGTCTTCG GAACCACCCCACAATTTGAGAGCAAGGAAGTAACTTATCCAGAGAACAGAAATATTTCCGTTCAACTTGCCGTCCGTGCTTTGGACAGGCAGCGAGCCCCCGCCAACGTCTCCGTCTCGATAATCAAGG GAAACAAGAATGGCGCTTTTGCACTTTCCCGGTcaataacaaaaggaaacatCTCTCTGATAAATCAAATCCCATTGGATTACGAGGCCACCAGATTGTACAGTTTAACACTCCTTGCTACTAACCTAGACACCAACAAAACAAGCACAGCCAATGTCACGATTATTTTAACAGATGTCAATGATAACCCACCGATATTCACCAGCAG AAATGAGACATCTGTCAAGGAAAACGTGGTAAGTGGTACCACCATCTTTCAAGTAAAAACCGTTGATGCAGACTTTGGCAACAATTCCATAGTAAGATATCATCTTCTGCCTGGTGAATATTCTGGAAAGTTTTCTATTGGTGTATCATCCGGGAATGTCACTCTGAATGGGGAGCTGGATTACGAAAACACGACTGAAGTCTTTCTTCGTATCCAAGCAACCGatggaaaatttctttcaaacacGACACTGTTTATAAATGTGGAAGACGTCAATGAtaattatccatatttcagCCAGAGTTCATATTCAGCTGTTGTGCCTGAAAACATTTCCGTCGGCTACATAGTAATCAGAGTAGCAGCAGAGGATAAAGACAGTGGATCAAATGGAAAACTAACGTACTCATTGGTGCAGGGGAAAAACGATACTGATGCACTTCTGAAAGAAACGTTTTCGGTAAATTCAACAAACGGAGCTATCacaagtttaaagaaaattaaGTTAAATGCGTCTCAAGAAGAATTCATGTTTCAAGTAAATGTGTCTGATAATGGCATTCCCAAGAAGTCAGTTTCCGCGAACGTTACAATTACTGTGAAAGATATCAATGATAACCCACCAATATTCATTTCAAG AAATAACACATCGGTCAGGGAAAATGTTGCAAATGGTACCATCATATTCCAGGTAAAAGCCGTTGATGCAGACTTTGGCAACAATTCCATAGTAACGTATCATCTGTTGCCTGGTGAATATTCTGGAAAGTTTTCTATTGGTACATCATCCGGGAATATTACTCTCGCTGGAGAGCTGGACTACGAAAACACGACTGAAGTCATTCTTCGTATCCAGGCAACGGACGGAAAATTTGTTTCGAACACAACGCTGTTTATAAATGTAGAAGATGTCAATGATAATTCTCCATATTTTAACGAGAGTTCATATTCAGCTGTTGTACCTGAAAACATCCCCATCGGCTACGTGGTAATCAGAGTAGCAGCACAGGATAGAGACAGTGGATCAAATGGACAATTAACATACTCATTGCAGCCAGAGCCACACCATGCCGATGCAAAATTTTCTATCAACGCTACAACTGGAGCCATCACAACGCGGGAAGTATTAAAAGTACACAATGTTCAAGAAACCTATAACTTCGTTGTTCAGGTCATTGATCATGGCAACCCGAGTTTAAAATCCGACACAAACCTCTCTATCATTGTTGAGGACATAAACGACTCACCTCCAGAATTCAAAGAATGCAAAAATTTTACTTCGCAAGGACCAGTCGGGGCAAGAACAACTATATCACGTGTTTCCGCTACTGATGCAGACTACGGATCAAATGCCGACATTGCTTATTCTCTCGATGTTTTAAACCCGAAAGTTTGCACAAATGAGTTTGAAATAGTTAATGATAGCAAGATACAAAACCTGGGAATGCTGGACTGGGGTTCGAATTGTACCATCAAAATCACTGCCAGCGATGGAGAAAACATAGTTTTTTGTGTTGTTGCTCTTCATGTTGACAAGAAGCCTGAGGAAACTGTAAACCTAGCTCAAACAG ATGAGTTGCCAAGAGGTACAATTGCCGTAATTGTTATcggcatttttctttttattacacTCGTATGTCTGTTGATTTGGTACTTCAGAGTGCACAGAAGACCACG ATCACCGACCTCGTTACCAGGACCTGCGAG CAGGTATATCCTTCATCATCCAGAGGGACAGGAAATGTATAAA